GACTTCAAGCTTGGCTTCAAAGCGTTCAAATAAAGTAAAAGCATCCGCTGTGCCGCCGGCAAAGCCAGCGATAACTTTATCGTGATACAGTCGGCGCACTTTACGTGCGTTGCCTTTCATAACGGTATTGCCAAGTGAAACTTGGCCATCACCGCCGATGGCAACATGGCCATCGCGGCGAACTGAAACAATAGTGGTCATATAATGTAAACCCTGTGGCGTGATTAGCTTAGAGTTTAAATGAGGTTGCTATAGCCTGTTTTCAAGACCAGTTCCAAATCTGGCAGGTATTAATATTCTGTTGACGTAAACGGTTACGATCTGCCGTTGCTTGCCGTTTCGATTCATAAGGCCCTAAGACCACTCGATACCAAATACCATTACTGCCTTCAGAGCGGCGCACTGCTGCGGTAAAACCAGAAAAAGCAATTTTAGCTTTCATGGTTTCGGCCTGATTTTGTTGCCTAAAAGAACCACACTGCATTTGATAAGGGCCAGCGGCTGCTTGTTCTGTAACGTCGACCTTAACTTCTTTATTTTCTAACTCTTTAATATATTGATACGGTTCAGAAGTCGGCTTTTCTGGCAGAGGATCACCTTTTGGCACTACTTTAGAAGCAGTTTTCGGTGCGGTGACAGCAGACTTTGCCGGAATAGGCGTTACTTCTACTGCAGGCTGTTGATTTAAATACCATAAAAAATAACCAAAACCACAGACAATGAATATCGCCAATACGACTACTAGCCAAGGTATAGGGGTTGTTGCCGGTTTAGCTTTGCCGCGCTTAGTCGGTTTACGTTGACTGGCTTTTGGTTTGGCTCGGTTGGTTTTTACATAGTCTTTATGTGCCATGAATGATTGCAGTACCTCTTTATTATAATCGGGCTATTCTACTAGGTTAATATGAAAAAGACAGGGTGCAGCTTGCAACTTTACTTAGCTAAGATCAATTGGGTCGACATCTAATTGCCATTTCACTTTACGGGTTAACGGCCACGACAATAATTGAGCTAATAAAGTATCTAATGCGTTATGTAATACCGTCCGATTTATGCTGTACAACTGCAGTTGCCAACGATATTTACCGGCTCTACGCTCTAAAGGCGAGGGGATAGGTCCTAATAATTGCAACTGCGGCATGTTATGGACTAAATCTGCTAACTGAGTCAGCCATTGTTGGCAATGGTTAGTATCGTGTGCTTCAGCCCTAAACAGCGCTAAATATTGATACGGCGGTAATTGGGTATGTTTACGTTCAAGTAAAGCTGAACGGGCAAAGGCGGCATAGCCATTTTGAATGATATCTTGCAATAAGCTGTGCTCAGGATACTGGGTTTGCAATAAAACTGTACCTTGGCTACCACCTCGACCCGCTCGGCCTGCCACTTGTGTTAGCAGCTGAGCAAGCTGCTCTGGGGCACGAAAATCACTGCTATATAAGGCACCGTCGACATCCACGATAACCACTAAACTCACATTAGGGAAATGGTGGCCTTTAGCCAACATTTGGGTGCCAACAATTAAGCGGGCACCTGGGCTATGGATATCATCTAAGGCACTGTGTAAGGCGCCTTTGCGCCGAGTGCTATCCCGATCCAGCCGTGTAATGGCCGTATCCGGAAATAATGTTTGTAAGTTTTGCTCTAATTGTTCGGTGCCTTGGCCTAACGGTATCAGTTGAGTGCTGCCACAATCGCCACATTGTCTTGGTATGGCTTTGCTGGCACCACAATGATGACAAATAAGCTGGCGGCTTTGTTTGTGATAGGTAGTAAAAGCACTACAGCGATGACATTCTGTTAACCAGCCGCATTCTTGACAGCTAAGCGCTGGCGCAAAGCCGCGCCGATTAAGGAACAGCATTACTTGTTGGCCTAGACTTAATTGCTTACGAATATGCGCTAAGCTGATATCGGCTAAACCAAACTGCAACACTTGTTGTTTTAAATCGACTAATTTAAATTGCGGTAACTTATGGCCTGTTGCTCTGTCGGGCAAATCAAGATGAATAAAGCGCTGGCTGTCTGCGTTATATAAGCTTTCTAAGCTAGGTGTGGCTGAGCCTAATACGATAGGGCAGTGCTCTAACGCTGCGCGTTTAATGGCTAAGTCACGGGCATGATAGCTAAAACCATCTTGCTGTTTTAAAGATTGGTCATGTTCTTCATCAATGATGATTAAGCCTAATTTCATAAACGGTAAAAACAATGCCGAACGGGTACCAATAATGATGGCGGCTGCACCCGTTGCTGCTTGTTGCCAACAATGCAGCCGTTCACTGTCGGTTAAAGCCGAATGCCAACATAAAATGGGTAAATCAAATCGGGCTTGAAACCGGGCTAAGGTTTGTGGGGTTAAGCCAATTTCAGGCACTATCACTAACACTTGCTGTTGTGTCATTAGCAGTCCAGCAATGCATTGCAAATACACTTCTGTTTTACCCGAGCCCGTTACACCTTCAATTAAAAAGCGCTCAAAACGGCCCTTGGCTTGATTAATAGCAGTGACGGCCAGTGCTTGATTAGGGGTTAGCTGTAAACCCTTGGCTAAGCTGTCAGGCGCAGCAAAGGGCACTGGCGGCACGGGGTAGGCTGCAACCAGTTCTTTTTTTAGCAGTTGATTTAAAATAGCCCGACTAAATTGTTGTAATAGCATAGATTCGGTTAAATCTGATTGCTGTAATGCTTGCCATAAGGCATGTTGTTGTTTGGCTCGGCGCAATACACTGCTTTCCAGTATTTTGCCTGCTGGAGTTAATCGATAAGCTAACGGTTGATAATCGGCTAAGTTGCGGCCTTCACGTAATAATGCCGGCAACGCGCTGATCAGCACTTCGCCTAAAGGATAATGATAATATTCTGCAGCAAAGCTTAATAGATTACGCAGTAACGGTGGCAAAACCGGTTGTTGATCAATAACATTAATAACAGTTTTAAGTTTGTTAATAGCAAAGCTGTTATCGGGTGCGACTTGCCAGACAATACCCACCAGCTGTCTAGAGCCAAAAGGCACTAGTACTCGACAGCCAACAGCGGGCACTAAATGCTTAGCAACAAGGTAGTCAAAATGCTGTCTTAGCGGTACTGGTAGGGCAACCCGAATTACAATCACAACAGTTCTCAAATTAATACAGAGCCGACAAGTGTAAGGACAGTGCTTATAAATGCCAAGTAAAACAAAAAATAGCATTTTATCTTTACAAGTTATTGCAACTCTATGGGTGATGTATTAAGCTACGCGCCCTAATTTAACTGAAATTACGTATGGTGTCTGGCAACTGATTTGACCGGATAGCGATGCGGCCTAACGAGGTAACCCCCAATGAAATCAGGTATTCATCCAGAATATAAAGAAATTACTGCAACTTGTACTTGTGGTAATGCTTTCAAAACAAAATCAGCACTGTGCAAAGACATTCACTTAGACGTATGTTCTGCATGTCACCCGTTTTACACTGGTAAGCAAAAAGTGTTAGATGTTGGCGGCCGCGTTGATCGCTTCAAAAAGCGTTTCTCTGTATTGGGCAACCGTTAATAGGTTTCCAAGCAGTAAAAAAAGCACCTTAGGGTGCTTTTTTTGTCACTAAAAATCCTCAGTAACGATTTTAAATAGCCGCTATAAATGGAAAAAATACAAATTCCTAGTAAAAATTGTTATAACTGGACTGATTTACGACTAAAGTTGTATTGTTACAGCATGGTATTTACGCTGGTACGATCAGAAAGAATCTAGTTCTCATCTGCGCCAGCCCTCATTACACTATGCAACTTTTACGTAAAACAATAACAAAACAGCCTTTACGTTATCTCACTTCAACTAGCAGGATATAAAGATGTCAGACTTCACAGAACAAGCGTTACGCTATCATGCCGAACCTAGACCAGGCAAAATAGGCATCGAGATTACTAAGCCCGCTGAAACAGTGACAGATTTAGCGCTCGCTTATAGTCCTGGCGTAGCCGCCCCTGTGCGTGAGATCGCAAAAGATGCCGATAATGTGTATAAATACACGGCCAAGGGCAATTTAGTGGCCGTTATTACTAATGGCACAGCGATTTTAGGTTTAGGTAATTTAGGCCCTATGGCTTCTAAACCGGTTATGGAAGGTAAGTCATTATTATTTAAGCGCTTTGCTAATATCGATTCTATTGATATCGAAGTCACTCACCGCACGACAGAAGAGTTTATTAATACTGTTGCCAATATTGCCGATACCTTTGGCGGTATTAACTTAGAAGATATTAAAGCGCCAGAATGTTTTGAAATTGAAAAAGAGTTGATTAAGCGCTGTAATATTCCGGTGTTTCATGATGATCAACACGGTACTGCTATTGTAACTGCTGCCGGTTTATTGAATGCGTTAGAAATTCAAGGTAAAGATATTAGTACTGCAACCATTGTTTGTATGGGCGCAGGAGCGGCAGCCATCGCTTGTATGGAGTTGCTAATAAAATGTGGTGCGCAGCGCGAATATATTTATATGTTAGACACTAAAGGTGTTATTCACACTCGTCGTGAAGATTTAAACAAGTATAAAACCTTATTTGCTAATAATACCGATAAACGCACTTTGCTTGATGCTATTGAAGATGCTGATGTTTTTGTAGGTGTGTCTGGCCCTAATGTCTTATCAGCGGAAGCCTTATCGTTAATGGCGGCGAATCCAGTGGTGTTTGCTTGCTCGAACCCGGATCCGGAGATTGAACCTGAATTAGCGCATGCCACAAGAGATGATTTGATAATGGCGACAGGTCGCTCTGATTACCCGAATCAAGTTAATAATGTGCTGTGTTTCCCGTTTATTTTCCGCGGTGCTTTAGATGTTCGAGCCAGTGAAATAAATGCTGAAATGAAGATTGCTGCGGTAGAGGCTATTCGCCAAATAGCTAAAGAGTCTGTACCTGACGCGGTATTAAAAGCCTCTAACGTAGATAAATTAGAGTTTGGTAAAACCTATATTATACCAAAACCAATGGATCCGCGGTTATTATCACGAGTTGCTAAAGCGGTTGCTCAAGCGGCTATTGATTCTGGTGTGGCACGTTTGCCTATGCCAGAGCAATACATGGAATAAAGCGTTAAATACAGTTAATACCATACTGATACTTAATAG
The sequence above is drawn from the Rheinheimera salexigens genome and encodes:
- a CDS encoding SPOR domain-containing protein, producing the protein MAHKDYVKTNRAKPKASQRKPTKRGKAKPATTPIPWLVVVLAIFIVCGFGYFLWYLNQQPAVEVTPIPAKSAVTAPKTASKVVPKGDPLPEKPTSEPYQYIKELENKEVKVDVTEQAAAGPYQMQCGSFRQQNQAETMKAKIAFSGFTAAVRRSEGSNGIWYRVVLGPYESKRQATADRNRLRQQNINTCQIWNWS
- the priA gene encoding primosomal protein N' codes for the protein MIVIRVALPVPLRQHFDYLVAKHLVPAVGCRVLVPFGSRQLVGIVWQVAPDNSFAINKLKTVINVIDQQPVLPPLLRNLLSFAAEYYHYPLGEVLISALPALLREGRNLADYQPLAYRLTPAGKILESSVLRRAKQQHALWQALQQSDLTESMLLQQFSRAILNQLLKKELVAAYPVPPVPFAAPDSLAKGLQLTPNQALAVTAINQAKGRFERFLIEGVTGSGKTEVYLQCIAGLLMTQQQVLVIVPEIGLTPQTLARFQARFDLPILCWHSALTDSERLHCWQQAATGAAAIIIGTRSALFLPFMKLGLIIIDEEHDQSLKQQDGFSYHARDLAIKRAALEHCPIVLGSATPSLESLYNADSQRFIHLDLPDRATGHKLPQFKLVDLKQQVLQFGLADISLAHIRKQLSLGQQVMLFLNRRGFAPALSCQECGWLTECHRCSAFTTYHKQSRQLICHHCGASKAIPRQCGDCGSTQLIPLGQGTEQLEQNLQTLFPDTAITRLDRDSTRRKGALHSALDDIHSPGARLIVGTQMLAKGHHFPNVSLVVIVDVDGALYSSDFRAPEQLAQLLTQVAGRAGRGGSQGTVLLQTQYPEHSLLQDIIQNGYAAFARSALLERKHTQLPPYQYLALFRAEAHDTNHCQQWLTQLADLVHNMPQLQLLGPIPSPLERRAGKYRWQLQLYSINRTVLHNALDTLLAQLLSWPLTRKVKWQLDVDPIDLS
- the rpmE gene encoding 50S ribosomal protein L31, with protein sequence MKSGIHPEYKEITATCTCGNAFKTKSALCKDIHLDVCSACHPFYTGKQKVLDVGGRVDRFKKRFSVLGNR
- a CDS encoding malic enzyme-like NAD(P)-binding protein, which gives rise to MSDFTEQALRYHAEPRPGKIGIEITKPAETVTDLALAYSPGVAAPVREIAKDADNVYKYTAKGNLVAVITNGTAILGLGNLGPMASKPVMEGKSLLFKRFANIDSIDIEVTHRTTEEFINTVANIADTFGGINLEDIKAPECFEIEKELIKRCNIPVFHDDQHGTAIVTAAGLLNALEIQGKDISTATIVCMGAGAAAIACMELLIKCGAQREYIYMLDTKGVIHTRREDLNKYKTLFANNTDKRTLLDAIEDADVFVGVSGPNVLSAEALSLMAANPVVFACSNPDPEIEPELAHATRDDLIMATGRSDYPNQVNNVLCFPFIFRGALDVRASEINAEMKIAAVEAIRQIAKESVPDAVLKASNVDKLEFGKTYIIPKPMDPRLLSRVAKAVAQAAIDSGVARLPMPEQYME